One region of Macadamia integrifolia cultivar HAES 741 chromosome 11, SCU_Mint_v3, whole genome shotgun sequence genomic DNA includes:
- the LOC122094161 gene encoding general transcription and DNA repair factor IIH subunit TFB4 isoform X1, with product MASIPSKLYSDDVSLLVLLLDTNPFLWTGANTTTTSLPFQSFLNHVLSFLNSILLLNQLNQVVVIATGVNSCDYIYDSSSSPPTTADSSENGRMPMLCSRLLSKLEEFVIEDERLSKDESPEEIVTSLFSGSLSLALCCILSDIQRVFRSGTLHPQPRILCLQGSPDGPEQYVAVMNAIFSAQRSMVPIDSCVIGAQHSAFLQQASYITGGVYLKPQLPDGLFQYLSMVFATDLLSRSFLRLPKPVGVDFRASCFCHKKTIDMGYICSVCLSIFCKHHKKCSTCGSVFGQALGDTTSTDRKRKTPET from the exons ATGGCATCTATTCCATCAAAGTTATATTCAG aTGATGTTAGCCTCCTCGTGCTTTTACTTGACACTAATCCTTTCCTTTGGACTGGAGcaaacaccaccaccacctctctCCCTTTCCAAAGTTTCCTCAATCAT GTCCTCTCTTTCCTGAACTCCATTCTTCTCCTCAATCAACTCAACCAAGTTGTGGTTATTGCCACCGGAGTCAATTCTTGTGACTACATTTACGACTCATCTTCCTCGCCACCAACAACAGCTGATAGTTCGGAAAATGGGAGAATGCCCATGCTTTGCTCAAGACTACTGTCAAAATTAGAGGAATTTGTGATTGAAGATGAACGGTTGAGCAAAGATGAGTCGCCAGAAGAGATTGTGACTTCTCTTTTCTCAGGATCATTGTCCCTGGCTCTTTGCTGTATCCTTAGTG ATATACAGAGGGTGTTTCGTTCTGGAACACTCCATCCCCAGCCTAGA ATTTTGTGCCTGCAGGGATCCCCAGATGGACCTGAACA ATATGTTGCAGTaatgaatgcaattttctcagcCCAACGATCCATG GTTCCTATTGATTCATGTGTTATAGGAGCCCAGCATTCTGCCTTTCTGCAGcag GCTTCTTACATAACAGGGGGTGTGTATCTGAAGCCTCAACTACCAGATGGGCTATTTCAGTATCTTTCG ATGGTATTTGCAACTGATTTATTGTCTCGAAGCTTCTTACGACTTCCAAAGCCTGTAGGGGTGGATTTTCGTGCCTC GTGTTTTTGTCATAAAAAGACCATTGACATGGGCTATATATGCTCAGTGTGCTTGTCCATATTCTGCAAGCATCACAAAAAATGTTCGACTTGTGG GTCTGTTTTCGGTCAGGCCCTTGGAGACACTACTTCAACAGATCGGAAAAGGAAGACTCCAGAAACATGA
- the LOC122093514 gene encoding receptor-like protein kinase BRI1-like 3, which yields MIYYFLRWNCLIFLLLSTTTSPHFMSRGLSSPSTCSNFSKPQQKQQLKGKDDEIAALISFQNFSVQADPNGFLTDWTPNSPNPCSWKGVSCSPDGHVSAIDLTNAGLTGHLRLDSLMRLQHLQHLILRGNLFSGDLSPDAGAASVRCNLETLDLSSNNFSDPISEEFLLSWNNLSSLNLSRNSIPGAAFTFGASLRELDISRNRISDRRLLNYSLLNCGALSFLNFSDNKLPGDLGVGISSCNNLSTLDLSYNLLSGNIPAAFFAQSPPSLKHLDLSHNNLSGEFSVLEFGSCGNLTLLDFSHNVLSGNGLPAGLRNCQLLQKLDLSHNLLQDGIPSALGSFRNLQYLSLAQNYFSGEIPPELGRTCGTLLELDLSGNRLSGGFPPTFVSCSSLQILNLSNNELSGDFVNIVVSTLPSLKHLLLPFNNLTGPLPLSIKNCSQLELLDLSSNGFTGGISFPSGFCPSLSSLHTILLPGNFLSGTVPPELGNCKQLSTIDFSFNNLSGSIPSEVWELPNLSDLVMWANSLSGEIPEGICVNGGNLKTLILNNNLITGTIPLSLAKCTNLIWVSLSSNLLTGRIPTGVGNLMKLAILQLGNNSLTGEVPRELGNCQSLIWLDLNRNSLTGSIPPELTNQARLIMPGLISGKQFVFIRNEGGTACRGTGGLVEFQGIRTERLANFLMIHSCPSTRIYTGLTFDSFAGNGSMIYMDLSYNSLSGTIPDDLGFMYYLQVLNLGHNRLTGTIPDSLGGLTDVGVLDLSHNDLQGHLPGSLSRLSFLSDLDVSNNHLTGLIPSSGQLTTFPASTYENNSGLCGFPLPPCGFGTTTTTPTAPPQGKKHSMPAGVIQGAIAGVIIGFILSLFCYLAWPGSSRKPLSRCI from the coding sequence atgatttattattttttaagatgGAATTGCCTTATCTTCCTCCTCCTGTCCACGACGACCTCTCCCCACTTCATGTCCAGAGGATTGTCTTCCCCTTCTACTTGTTCAAATTTTTCAAAGCCACAGCAGAAGCAGCAGCTGAAAGGCAAGGACGACGAGATCGCGGCCTTGATATCCTTCCAGAACTTTTCTGTCCAAGCTGATCCTAATGGATTCTTGACGGATTGGACAcctaattctcccaatccttgtTCATGGAAGGGTGTCAGCTGCTCTCCCGACGGACACGTTTCCGCAATCGATCTCACCAATGCTGGACTCACCGGACACCTTCGTCTCGACTCTCTCATGCGTTTGCAGCATCTCCAACATCTCATCTTACGCGGGAATCTCTTCTCCGGTGATCTATCCCCAGATGCCGGAGCTGCTTCGGTGCGCTGCAACTTGGAGACCCTTGACTTGTCCTCCAACAACTTCTCGGACCCCATCTCTGAAGAATTCCTGTTGTCCTGGAACAATCTCAGTTCTCTCAATCTCTCCCGCAATTCCATTCCTGGAGCGGCTTTCACCTTTGGCGCTTCTCTCCGAGAGCTCGACATCTCCCGCAATCGAATTTCTGATCGCCGGCTCTTGAACTACTCGCTCCTAAATTGTGGGGCTTTGAGTTTCCTTAACTTCTCAGACAACAAGCTCCCTGGGGATTTGGGTGTTGGCATCTCATCTTGCAATAATCTCTCCACCCTCGACCTCTCATACAATCTTCTATCCGGCAACATTCCGGCGGCTTTTTTTGCTCAATCGCCACCGTCTCTGAAGCACCTGGACCTCTCCCACAACAACTTATCTGGCGAATTCTCCGTACTCGAGTTCGGCAGCTGTGGCAACCTCACTTTGCTCGATTTCTCCCACAACGTCCTTTCCGGCAATGGGCTTCCCGCCGGCTTGCGCAACTGCCAGCTGCTTCAGAAACTTGACCTCTCCCATAACCTACTTCAGGACGGGATTCCCTCGGCCCTGGGCAGCTTCAGGAATTTGCAGTATCTATCGCTGGCCCAAAATTACTTCTCAGGTGAGATCCCGCCAGAACTCGGTCGGACCTGTGGGACTCTCCTAGAGCTCGATCTCTCTGGGAACAGACTTTCTGGGGGTTTCCCTCCGACGTTTGTATCGTGCTCTTCGCTACAGATCCTCAACCTCAGCAACAACGAGCTTTCGGGTGATTTCGTCAATATCGTCGTCAGTACTCTGCCATCTCTGAAGCACCTTTTGCTTCCTTTCAATAACTTAACCGGTCCCTTACCTTTGTCTATAAAGAACTGTTCTCAGCTTGAATTGCTCGATCTTAGTTCCAACGGCTTTACTGGTGGCATCTCATTCCCATCTGGGTTCtgtccctctctttcttctctacaTACAATCCTCCTACCCGGAAATTTTCTGTCGGGAACGGTCCCTCCTGAGCTTGGGAACTGCAAGCAACTGAGTACGATCGATTTCAGCTTCAACAACCTTAGTGGTTCGATACCCTCAGAAGTTTGGGAGCTACCCAATCTTTCAGACTTGGTCATGTGGGCAAACTCACTCAGCGGGGAAATCCCAGAGGGCATCTGTGTGAATGGTGGAAACTTAAAGACACTGATTCTCAACAACAATCTCATCACAGGGACCATCCCTCTGTCGCTGGCTAAGTGTACTAATCTCATCTGGGTTTCTCTCTCTAGCAACCTCCTCACTGGGAGGATACCTACTGGGGTAGGGAACCTCATGAAGCTTGCTATTCTCCAACTGGGGAACAATTCGCTCACAGGAGAGGTCCCGAGGGAGCTTGGTAACTGCCAGAGCCTCATATGGCTGGATTTGAACAGAAATAGCCTAACTGGGTCCATACCACCGGAACTTACCAACCAAGCTAGGCTGATTATGCCTGGCCTCATTTCTGGAAAGCAGTTCGTATTCATCAGGAATGAGGGAGGTACAGCCTGCAGAGGTACCGGAGGACTAGTTGAATTTCAAGGGATCCGTACAGAGAGGCTGGCGAATTTTCTAATGATTCATTCTTGCCCATCCACTAGAATCTACACTGGTTTGACGTTCGACTCATTTGCAGGAAATGGAAGCATGATCTACATGGATCTGTCATACAATTCCTTGTCTGGAACAATCCCAGATGACCTGGGTTTCATGTATTATCTCCAGGTCCTAAATTTGGGACACAACAGACTTACAGGAACCATCCCTGATAGCTTGGGAGGCCTTACAGATGTTGGAGTTCTTGATCTATCTCATAATGATCTTCAAGGTCATCTACCAGGTTCCTTAAGTAGGCTTTCGTTCCTCAGTGATCTCGATGTTTCAAACAACCACCTCACAGGATTAATTCCTTCGTCTGGCCAGCTTACCACATTCCCAGCATCCACATATGAAAATAATTCCGGCCTATGTGGGTTCCCCTTGCCCCCTTGTGGGTTTGGTACCACTACTACTACTCCTACAGCCCCTCCGCAAGGTAAGAAACACTCCATGCCCGCAGGAGTGATCCAAGGAGCAATCGCAGGAGTCATCATTGGATTCATACTTTCCCTATTCTGCTACCTTGCATGGCCCGGCTCTAGTCGAAAACCACTGTCAAGGTGCATCTAG
- the LOC122094161 gene encoding general transcription and DNA repair factor IIH subunit TFB4 isoform X2, whose product MASIPSKLYSDDVSLLVLLLDTNPFLWTGANTTTTSLPFQSFLNHVLSFLNSILLLNQLNQVVVIATGVNSCDYIYDSSSSPPTTADSSENGRMPMLCSRLLSKLEEFVIEDERLSKDESPEEIVTSLFSGSLSLALCYIQRVFRSGTLHPQPRILCLQGSPDGPEQYVAVMNAIFSAQRSMVPIDSCVIGAQHSAFLQQASYITGGVYLKPQLPDGLFQYLSMVFATDLLSRSFLRLPKPVGVDFRASCFCHKKTIDMGYICSVCLSIFCKHHKKCSTCGSVFGQALGDTTSTDRKRKTPET is encoded by the exons ATGGCATCTATTCCATCAAAGTTATATTCAG aTGATGTTAGCCTCCTCGTGCTTTTACTTGACACTAATCCTTTCCTTTGGACTGGAGcaaacaccaccaccacctctctCCCTTTCCAAAGTTTCCTCAATCAT GTCCTCTCTTTCCTGAACTCCATTCTTCTCCTCAATCAACTCAACCAAGTTGTGGTTATTGCCACCGGAGTCAATTCTTGTGACTACATTTACGACTCATCTTCCTCGCCACCAACAACAGCTGATAGTTCGGAAAATGGGAGAATGCCCATGCTTTGCTCAAGACTACTGTCAAAATTAGAGGAATTTGTGATTGAAGATGAACGGTTGAGCAAAGATGAGTCGCCAGAAGAGATTGTGACTTCTCTTTTCTCAGGATCATTGTCCCTGGCTCTTTGCT ATATACAGAGGGTGTTTCGTTCTGGAACACTCCATCCCCAGCCTAGA ATTTTGTGCCTGCAGGGATCCCCAGATGGACCTGAACA ATATGTTGCAGTaatgaatgcaattttctcagcCCAACGATCCATG GTTCCTATTGATTCATGTGTTATAGGAGCCCAGCATTCTGCCTTTCTGCAGcag GCTTCTTACATAACAGGGGGTGTGTATCTGAAGCCTCAACTACCAGATGGGCTATTTCAGTATCTTTCG ATGGTATTTGCAACTGATTTATTGTCTCGAAGCTTCTTACGACTTCCAAAGCCTGTAGGGGTGGATTTTCGTGCCTC GTGTTTTTGTCATAAAAAGACCATTGACATGGGCTATATATGCTCAGTGTGCTTGTCCATATTCTGCAAGCATCACAAAAAATGTTCGACTTGTGG GTCTGTTTTCGGTCAGGCCCTTGGAGACACTACTTCAACAGATCGGAAAAGGAAGACTCCAGAAACATGA